One stretch of Sinomonas terrae DNA includes these proteins:
- a CDS encoding cystathionine beta-synthase has protein sequence MKYANSIVELIGHTPLVKLQKVTEGIKATVLVKLEYLNPGGSIKDRIALKMIEEAERSGKLQPGGTIVEPTSGNTGVGLALVGQQKGYKCIFVVPDKVGQEKRSVLEAYGAEVVVTPTAVPPDSPQSYYGVSDRLVREIPGAFKPDQFSNPGAPASHYETTGPEIWADTDGKVTHVVIGAGTGGTISGTGRFLKDVSKDRAEAEGGQVKVIGADPEGSVYSGGTGRPYFVEGVGEDMWPANYDKAVPDEVLAVSDAESFAMTRRLAREEGLLVGGSSGMAVVAALRAARDLPGSAIVVVVLPDSGRGYLAKIFNDDWMRSFGFLPGASEATVGDVLKGKDGKLPDLVHTHPNETVREAIDIMTEYGVSHLPVLSNEPPVVMGEVLGAVDERALSAKLFKGDAKLTDKISEHMGARLPVIGSLESQGTAREMLTEADALMVTFVGAPIGIVTRHDLLANLNK, from the coding sequence GTGAAATACGCCAACTCCATCGTCGAGCTCATCGGCCACACACCCTTGGTCAAGCTCCAGAAGGTTACCGAGGGGATCAAGGCCACCGTTCTTGTGAAGCTCGAGTACCTCAATCCGGGCGGCTCCATCAAGGATCGCATTGCCCTCAAGATGATCGAGGAGGCGGAACGCAGCGGCAAGCTTCAGCCTGGAGGCACGATTGTCGAGCCGACGAGCGGCAACACCGGCGTAGGCCTTGCGCTCGTGGGCCAGCAGAAGGGCTACAAGTGCATCTTCGTGGTCCCGGACAAGGTCGGCCAGGAGAAGCGGTCCGTCCTCGAGGCGTACGGCGCCGAGGTCGTCGTGACGCCGACGGCAGTCCCGCCGGACTCGCCCCAGTCGTACTACGGCGTCTCGGACCGCCTTGTCCGCGAGATCCCGGGCGCGTTCAAGCCTGACCAGTTCTCCAACCCGGGCGCCCCCGCGAGCCACTACGAGACGACTGGCCCCGAGATCTGGGCCGATACCGACGGCAAGGTGACCCATGTGGTCATCGGTGCCGGGACCGGCGGCACGATTTCCGGCACCGGGCGCTTCCTCAAGGACGTCTCGAAGGACCGTGCCGAAGCCGAGGGCGGCCAGGTCAAGGTCATCGGGGCCGATCCCGAAGGCTCCGTCTACTCCGGCGGCACCGGCCGGCCCTACTTCGTCGAAGGCGTGGGCGAGGACATGTGGCCCGCGAACTACGACAAGGCCGTTCCCGACGAGGTGCTTGCCGTGAGCGACGCGGAGTCGTTCGCCATGACCCGCAGGCTCGCACGCGAGGAAGGCCTCCTCGTCGGCGGCTCGTCGGGCATGGCAGTAGTAGCTGCCCTGCGCGCGGCGCGGGACCTGCCCGGGTCGGCGATCGTCGTCGTCGTCCTTCCCGACAGCGGCCGCGGCTACCTCGCCAAGATCTTCAACGACGACTGGATGCGGTCCTTCGGCTTCCTCCCCGGTGCCTCCGAGGCGACGGTCGGCGACGTGCTCAAGGGCAAGGACGGGAAGCTCCCCGACCTCGTCCACACGCACCCGAACGAGACCGTCCGCGAGGCCATCGACATCATGACGGAGTACGGCGTGAGCCACCTCCCGGTCCTCTCGAACGAGCCGCCGGTCGTGATGGGAGAGGTGCTCGGCGCGGTCGATGAGCGCGCGCTCTCCGCGAAGCTGTTCAAGGGAGACGCGAAGCTCACCGACAAGATCTCGGAGCACATGGGTGCACGCCTGCCCGTCATCGGCTCGCTCGAGAGCCAGGGCACGGCGCGCGAGATGCTCACCGAGGCGGATGCCCTCATGGTGACGTTCGTGGGCGCCCCGATCGGCATTGTCACGCGGCACGACCTGCTCGCGAACCTGAACAAATAG
- a CDS encoding cystathionine gamma-synthase → MHVSETNHGFNTRAVHAGQEFEPRTGAVVPPLHFSTTYAQDGIGGLRSGYEYGRGGNPTRDALQEQLAALEGGSHAFSFGSGLAAEDALIRALCTPGDRIVLGNDAYGGTYRLISRVLGGWGIQNKPVDMSAPDDVRTAVAAGGKDSARLVWVETPSNPLMKVTDIAALAEVAHDAGALLVVDNTFASPYLQNPLALGADVVVHSTTKYIGGHSDVVGGAVVVKDAELAEKIGFVQFAVGAVSGPMDAFLTTRGLKTLGVRMERHSDNAQKIAEWLVGRPGVEKVLYPGLPEHPGHDLAARQMRRFGGMISVQFTGGEAAARKVAESTRLFTLAESLGGIESLMNYPSEMTHASVKGTELAVPENLIRLSVGIEDADDLIGDLDNAMSQL, encoded by the coding sequence CTGCACGTGAGCGAGACCAACCACGGCTTCAACACCCGCGCTGTCCACGCCGGTCAGGAGTTCGAGCCGCGCACGGGCGCGGTCGTTCCGCCCCTCCACTTCAGCACCACCTATGCGCAGGACGGCATCGGCGGCCTGCGCTCGGGCTACGAGTACGGCCGCGGCGGCAACCCGACCCGCGATGCGCTCCAGGAGCAGCTCGCCGCCCTCGAAGGAGGGTCGCACGCGTTCTCGTTCGGTTCGGGCCTCGCGGCTGAGGACGCGCTCATCCGCGCCCTGTGCACCCCCGGGGACCGGATCGTCCTCGGCAACGATGCGTACGGCGGCACGTACCGGCTCATCAGCCGGGTGCTGGGCGGTTGGGGCATCCAGAACAAGCCCGTCGACATGTCGGCGCCCGACGACGTCCGGACGGCAGTGGCCGCTGGCGGCAAAGACAGCGCCCGGCTCGTGTGGGTGGAGACGCCCTCGAACCCGCTCATGAAGGTCACCGACATCGCCGCGCTCGCCGAGGTCGCGCACGACGCCGGGGCCCTCCTCGTCGTCGACAACACGTTTGCGTCGCCCTACCTCCAGAACCCGCTCGCCCTGGGTGCCGACGTCGTCGTCCACTCGACGACGAAGTACATCGGTGGCCATTCCGACGTCGTCGGCGGCGCCGTCGTCGTCAAGGACGCCGAGCTGGCGGAGAAGATCGGGTTCGTCCAATTCGCGGTCGGGGCAGTGTCTGGCCCCATGGATGCCTTCCTCACGACCCGCGGCCTCAAGACGCTCGGTGTGCGCATGGAGCGCCACTCGGACAATGCCCAGAAGATCGCGGAGTGGCTCGTGGGCCGCCCGGGCGTCGAGAAGGTCCTCTACCCGGGGCTGCCGGAGCACCCGGGACACGACCTCGCAGCGCGGCAGATGCGGCGCTTCGGCGGCATGATCTCGGTCCAGTTCACGGGCGGGGAAGCCGCGGCCCGCAAGGTCGCCGAGTCCACGAGGCTGTTCACCCTCGCCGAATCGCTCGGCGGCATCGAGTCCCTCATGAACTACCCGTCCGAGATGACGCACGCCTCCGTCAAG